A genomic window from Prunus persica cultivar Lovell chromosome G2, Prunus_persica_NCBIv2, whole genome shotgun sequence includes:
- the LOC18785431 gene encoding uncharacterized protein LOC18785431 isoform X4: protein MEATAAARGSSMPMPPPPTRKEWRAVSDHHSARNVGDEELERSKLGQSDERTIYEGREPVDVDFCSITIDGTLDQDLLQQQIDDVSRQREELQHMEIELKAQMIATSEIIELQNNFDAQIKDHANAAAKLQEQLHEREQTIHDLERKMEEKDRELHAIKLDNEVAWAKEDLLREQNKELANFRREHDHSEAERAQHIQQIHDLQEHIQEKDRQLIELREQHRLAQETILYKDEQLREAQAWITRVQEMDALQSTTIQAELRERTEQYNQLWLGCQRQFAEMERLHMHSIQQLQLELADARERSGTYTDESRIAQSNSKDASQFGQNNGNQLDMNTSSGNTGAIPNGNSDDVQSFPSTGNASTQIDHVAGVPISPSSLLGMPSYLPPGQVTALHPFLMHQQGVPHSMPPQVPQSHVGHFHSIPAMSSHQQWQNQQAPSEGLQISTQNELPSSQNDQSIIRSDVKYNYETSVNGQSLHQDYLDVQINQGAESDPVISSSSGEAQVLQSIDRGFLVSSQPEQSLQQISSQFHNSLRLDSLEQNSETKASEQNVQTLTGHGLEGQVLTTEQPISTTNLSKPDTSIPSVNLMETTINNAAGAVLPELFASTGHKNAPAVGKTSETALLDERSLLACMVRTIPAGGRIRISSTLPNRLGKMLAPLHWHDYKRKYGKLDDFVASHRELFVIEGDYIQLREGAQEMIAATAAAAKVAAAALASCPYSSSLPSVAVTPVAQTHRSRKISSLDSQNVVISTANATDNHLQSVKQNHQLNGVSFGVPGGLSNVKILSKSKECWELNGPETKSSQSSVLLNGGNGAILDRSSASSTQSSGLTNGRLSSNLVGKQHGRMSNAAAFTSRR, encoded by the exons ATGGAGGCTACGGCCGCTGCGCGTGGTAGTTCGATGCCGATGCCACCACCGCCTACGCGCAAAGAGTGGCGCGCCGTCTCCGACCATCATTCGGCACGAAACGTCGGGGATGAG GAGTTGGAACGATCAAAACTAGGCCAATCAGATGAGAGAACAATATATGAG GGGAGAGAGCCGGTTGATGTGGACTTCTGTTCAATCACAATAGATGGGACTTTAGACCAAGACCTTTTGCAGCAGCAGATTGATGATGTTTCTAGGCAACGAGAGGAACTGCAGCATATGGAGATTGAGCTTAAAGCTCAAATGATTGCAACATCTGAGATAATTGAACTACAAAATAACTTTGATGCTCAAATAAAGGACCATGCTAATGCTGCCGCCAAGCTTCAG GAGCAACTACATGAAAGGGAGCAGACCATACATGATCTGGAAAggaaaatggaagagaaagaTAGAGAGCTGCATGCTataaaattagataatgaagTG GCCTGGGCTAAAGAGGACCTTCTTAGAGAACAGAACAAAGAATTAGCAAATTTCAG AAGAGAACATGACCATTCGGAAGCTGAAAGAGCGCAGCATATACAACAAATACATGACCTTCAAGAACATATTCAAGAAAAAGATAGGCAGCTTATTGAGTTACGGGAACAG CATAGGCTCGCTCAAGAAACCATTCTCTATAAGGACGAACAGTTGAGGGAGGCCCAAGCGTGGATCACTCGTGTTCAGGAAATGGATGCCTTGCAGTCAACTACAATACAAGCTGAATTGCGGGAACGTACAGAACAATATAATCAGCTCTGGCTTGGTTGTCAAAGACAG TTTGCTGAGATGGAAAGACTTCATATGCATTCAATACAACAGCTTCAACTTGAGCTGGCTGATGCAAGAGAAAGGAGTGGAACTTACACTGATGAATCACGCATAGCACAATCAAATTCTAAGGATGCATCTCAATTTGGTCAGAACAATGGAAACCAGCTCGATATGAATACATCAAGTGGAAATACAGGGGCCATCCCAAATGGGAATTCAGATGATGTTCAATCATTTCCTTCAACTGGAAATGCATCAACTCAG ATCGACCATGTTGCTGGTGTTCCAATTTCTCCATCATCTCTACTTGGGATGCCTTCCTATCTTCCACCTGGACAGGTGACTGCTCTGCATCCATTTCTTATGCATCAACAAGGGGTACCCCATTCAATGCCACCACAAGTTCCTCAGTCCCATGTTGGGCATTTTCACTCAATACCTGCAATGTCATCTCATCAACAGTGGCAGAACCAACAG gCTCCATCGGAGGGTTTGCAGATATCTACACAAAATGAACTTCCATCGTCCCAAAATGATCAAAGCATAATAAGATCAGATGTGAAGTACAACTATGAAACATCTGTTAATGGACAATCACTTCATCAAGACTATTTGGATGTTCAAATTAACCAAGGCGCAGAGTCTGATCCTGTAATATCGTCGTCCAGTGGGGAAGCACAG GTGCTCCAGTCAATTGATAGAGGTTTCTTGGTCTCATCCCAACCTGAGCAGAGCTTGCAACAAATTTCTTCCCAATTCCACAATTCTTTAAGACTGGATTCTCTTGAACAGAACAGTGAAACTAAG GCTTCGGAGCAAAATGTTCAGACCTTGACTGGTCATGGCTTGGAGGGACAAGTTTTAACTACAGAACAACCAATTTCTACCACCAATCTGTCAAAACCTGATACTTCAATCCCTTCAGTCAACCTCATGGAAACCACAATTAACAATGCTGCTGGTGCAGTTTTGCCTGAATTGTTTGCCTCAACCGGGCACAAAAATGCACCGGCAGTGGGAAAGACATCAGAGACTGCGCTTCTTGATGAAAGGTCATTGTTGGCTTGCATGGTTCGCACAATTCCGGCTGGTGGTAGAATTCGCATCAGTTCAACG CTACCAAATAGGCTTGGGAAGATGCTTGCACCTTTACACTGGCATGATTACAAGAGAAAGTATGGAAAGCTTGATGACTTCGTGGCTAGTCATCGCGAA ttATTTGTGATTGAGGGCGACTATATTCAGCTTAGGGAAGGAGCACAAGAGATGATAGCAGCTACAGCTGCTGCTGCGAaagttgctgctgctgctctagCATCATGTCCTTACTCTTCAAGCTTGCCTTCTGTGGCTGTTACTCCAGTGGCACAGACTCACCGCTCAAGGAAGATATCATCTCTTGATTCCCAAAACGTGGTCATTTCAACTGCTAATGCAACTGATAATCACTTGCAGTCTGTAAAGCAGAACCATCAATTAAATGGTGTATCCTTTGGTGTTCCTGGAGGTCTCTCAAATGTAAAGATTTTGAGCAAATCTAAGGAATGTTGGGAACTGAATGGCCCTGAAACTAAGTCAAGCCAGTCATCTGTGCTTTTGAATGGTGGAAATGGAGCAATTCTGGATAGATCGAGTGCGAGCAGTACCCAGAGCTCAGGGTTGACCAATGGCCGGTTGAGCTCGAATCTTGTCGGGAAACAACATGGCAG GATGAGCAATGCTGCTGCCTTTACTTCCAGAAGATA G
- the LOC18785431 gene encoding uncharacterized protein LOC18785431 isoform X3: MEATAAARGSSMPMPPPPTRKEWRAVSDHHSARNVGDEELERSKLGQSDERTIYEQGREPVDVDFCSITIDGTLDQDLLQQQIDDVSRQREELQHMEIELKAQMIATSEIIELQNNFDAQIKDHANAAAKLQEQLHEREQTIHDLERKMEEKDRELHAIKLDNEVAWAKEDLLREQNKELANFRREHDHSEAERAQHIQQIHDLQEHIQEKDRQLIELREQHRLAQETILYKDEQLREAQAWITRVQEMDALQSTTIQAELRERTEQYNQLWLGCQRQFAEMERLHMHSIQQLQLELADARERSGTYTDESRIAQSNSKDASQFGQNNGNQLDMNTSSGNTGAIPNGNSDDVQSFPSTGNASTQIDHVAGVPISPSSLLGMPSYLPPGQVTALHPFLMHQQGVPHSMPPQVPQSHVGHFHSIPAMSSHQQWQNQQAPSEGLQISTQNELPSSQNDQSIIRSDVKYNYETSVNGQSLHQDYLDVQINQGAESDPVISSSSGEAQVLQSIDRGFLVSSQPEQSLQQISSQFHNSLRLDSLEQNSETKASEQNVQTLTGHGLEGQVLTTEQPISTTNLSKPDTSIPSVNLMETTINNAAGAVLPELFASTGHKNAPAVGKTSETALLDERSLLACMVRTIPAGGRIRISSTLPNRLGKMLAPLHWHDYKRKYGKLDDFVASHRELFVIEGDYIQLREGAQEMIAATAAAAKVAAAALASCPYSSSLPSVAVTPVAQTHRSRKISSLDSQNVVISTANATDNHLQSVKQNHQLNGVSFGVPGGLSNVKILSKSKECWELNGPETKSSQSSVLLNGGNGAILDRSSASSTQSSGLTNGRLSSNLVGKQHGRMSNAAAFTSRR; the protein is encoded by the exons ATGGAGGCTACGGCCGCTGCGCGTGGTAGTTCGATGCCGATGCCACCACCGCCTACGCGCAAAGAGTGGCGCGCCGTCTCCGACCATCATTCGGCACGAAACGTCGGGGATGAG GAGTTGGAACGATCAAAACTAGGCCAATCAGATGAGAGAACAATATATGAG CAGGGGAGAGAGCCGGTTGATGTGGACTTCTGTTCAATCACAATAGATGGGACTTTAGACCAAGACCTTTTGCAGCAGCAGATTGATGATGTTTCTAGGCAACGAGAGGAACTGCAGCATATGGAGATTGAGCTTAAAGCTCAAATGATTGCAACATCTGAGATAATTGAACTACAAAATAACTTTGATGCTCAAATAAAGGACCATGCTAATGCTGCCGCCAAGCTTCAG GAGCAACTACATGAAAGGGAGCAGACCATACATGATCTGGAAAggaaaatggaagagaaagaTAGAGAGCTGCATGCTataaaattagataatgaagTG GCCTGGGCTAAAGAGGACCTTCTTAGAGAACAGAACAAAGAATTAGCAAATTTCAG AAGAGAACATGACCATTCGGAAGCTGAAAGAGCGCAGCATATACAACAAATACATGACCTTCAAGAACATATTCAAGAAAAAGATAGGCAGCTTATTGAGTTACGGGAACAG CATAGGCTCGCTCAAGAAACCATTCTCTATAAGGACGAACAGTTGAGGGAGGCCCAAGCGTGGATCACTCGTGTTCAGGAAATGGATGCCTTGCAGTCAACTACAATACAAGCTGAATTGCGGGAACGTACAGAACAATATAATCAGCTCTGGCTTGGTTGTCAAAGACAG TTTGCTGAGATGGAAAGACTTCATATGCATTCAATACAACAGCTTCAACTTGAGCTGGCTGATGCAAGAGAAAGGAGTGGAACTTACACTGATGAATCACGCATAGCACAATCAAATTCTAAGGATGCATCTCAATTTGGTCAGAACAATGGAAACCAGCTCGATATGAATACATCAAGTGGAAATACAGGGGCCATCCCAAATGGGAATTCAGATGATGTTCAATCATTTCCTTCAACTGGAAATGCATCAACTCAG ATCGACCATGTTGCTGGTGTTCCAATTTCTCCATCATCTCTACTTGGGATGCCTTCCTATCTTCCACCTGGACAGGTGACTGCTCTGCATCCATTTCTTATGCATCAACAAGGGGTACCCCATTCAATGCCACCACAAGTTCCTCAGTCCCATGTTGGGCATTTTCACTCAATACCTGCAATGTCATCTCATCAACAGTGGCAGAACCAACAG gCTCCATCGGAGGGTTTGCAGATATCTACACAAAATGAACTTCCATCGTCCCAAAATGATCAAAGCATAATAAGATCAGATGTGAAGTACAACTATGAAACATCTGTTAATGGACAATCACTTCATCAAGACTATTTGGATGTTCAAATTAACCAAGGCGCAGAGTCTGATCCTGTAATATCGTCGTCCAGTGGGGAAGCACAG GTGCTCCAGTCAATTGATAGAGGTTTCTTGGTCTCATCCCAACCTGAGCAGAGCTTGCAACAAATTTCTTCCCAATTCCACAATTCTTTAAGACTGGATTCTCTTGAACAGAACAGTGAAACTAAG GCTTCGGAGCAAAATGTTCAGACCTTGACTGGTCATGGCTTGGAGGGACAAGTTTTAACTACAGAACAACCAATTTCTACCACCAATCTGTCAAAACCTGATACTTCAATCCCTTCAGTCAACCTCATGGAAACCACAATTAACAATGCTGCTGGTGCAGTTTTGCCTGAATTGTTTGCCTCAACCGGGCACAAAAATGCACCGGCAGTGGGAAAGACATCAGAGACTGCGCTTCTTGATGAAAGGTCATTGTTGGCTTGCATGGTTCGCACAATTCCGGCTGGTGGTAGAATTCGCATCAGTTCAACG CTACCAAATAGGCTTGGGAAGATGCTTGCACCTTTACACTGGCATGATTACAAGAGAAAGTATGGAAAGCTTGATGACTTCGTGGCTAGTCATCGCGAA ttATTTGTGATTGAGGGCGACTATATTCAGCTTAGGGAAGGAGCACAAGAGATGATAGCAGCTACAGCTGCTGCTGCGAaagttgctgctgctgctctagCATCATGTCCTTACTCTTCAAGCTTGCCTTCTGTGGCTGTTACTCCAGTGGCACAGACTCACCGCTCAAGGAAGATATCATCTCTTGATTCCCAAAACGTGGTCATTTCAACTGCTAATGCAACTGATAATCACTTGCAGTCTGTAAAGCAGAACCATCAATTAAATGGTGTATCCTTTGGTGTTCCTGGAGGTCTCTCAAATGTAAAGATTTTGAGCAAATCTAAGGAATGTTGGGAACTGAATGGCCCTGAAACTAAGTCAAGCCAGTCATCTGTGCTTTTGAATGGTGGAAATGGAGCAATTCTGGATAGATCGAGTGCGAGCAGTACCCAGAGCTCAGGGTTGACCAATGGCCGGTTGAGCTCGAATCTTGTCGGGAAACAACATGGCAG GATGAGCAATGCTGCTGCCTTTACTTCCAGAAGATA G
- the LOC18785431 gene encoding uncharacterized protein LOC18785431 isoform X5 — translation MEATAAARGSSMPMPPPPTRKEWRAVSDHHSARNVGDEELERSKLGQSDERTIYEQGREPVDVDFCSITIDGTLDQDLLQQQIDDVSRQREELQHMEIELKAQMIATSEIIELQNNFDAQIKDHANAAAKLQEQLHEREQTIHDLERKMEEKDRELHAIKLDNEVAWAKEDLLREQNKELANFREHDHSEAERAQHIQQIHDLQEHIQEKDRQLIELREQHRLAQETILYKDEQLREAQAWITRVQEMDALQSTTIQAELRERTEQYNQLWLGCQRQFAEMERLHMHSIQQLQLELADARERSGTYTDESRIAQSNSKDASQFGQNNGNQLDMNTSSGNTGAIPNGNSDDVQSFPSTGNASTQIDHVAGVPISPSSLLGMPSYLPPGQVTALHPFLMHQQGVPHSMPPQVPQSHVGHFHSIPAMSSHQQWQNQQAPSEGLQISTQNELPSSQNDQSIIRSDVKYNYETSVNGQSLHQDYLDVQINQGAESDPVISSSSGEAQVLQSIDRGFLVSSQPEQSLQQISSQFHNSLRLDSLEQNSETKASEQNVQTLTGHGLEGQVLTTEQPISTTNLSKPDTSIPSVNLMETTINNAAGAVLPELFASTGHKNAPAVGKTSETALLDERSLLACMVRTIPAGGRIRISSTLPNRLGKMLAPLHWHDYKRKYGKLDDFVASHRELFVIEGDYIQLREGAQEMIAATAAAAKVAAAALASCPYSSSLPSVAVTPVAQTHRSRKISSLDSQNVVISTANATDNHLQSVKQNHQLNGVSFGVPGGLSNVKILSKSKECWELNGPETKSSQSSVLLNGGNGAILDRSSASSTQSSGLTNGRLSSNLVGKQHGRMSNAAAFTSRR, via the exons ATGGAGGCTACGGCCGCTGCGCGTGGTAGTTCGATGCCGATGCCACCACCGCCTACGCGCAAAGAGTGGCGCGCCGTCTCCGACCATCATTCGGCACGAAACGTCGGGGATGAG GAGTTGGAACGATCAAAACTAGGCCAATCAGATGAGAGAACAATATATGAG CAGGGGAGAGAGCCGGTTGATGTGGACTTCTGTTCAATCACAATAGATGGGACTTTAGACCAAGACCTTTTGCAGCAGCAGATTGATGATGTTTCTAGGCAACGAGAGGAACTGCAGCATATGGAGATTGAGCTTAAAGCTCAAATGATTGCAACATCTGAGATAATTGAACTACAAAATAACTTTGATGCTCAAATAAAGGACCATGCTAATGCTGCCGCCAAGCTTCAG GAGCAACTACATGAAAGGGAGCAGACCATACATGATCTGGAAAggaaaatggaagagaaagaTAGAGAGCTGCATGCTataaaattagataatgaagTG GCCTGGGCTAAAGAGGACCTTCTTAGAGAACAGAACAAAGAATTAGCAAATTTCAG AGAACATGACCATTCGGAAGCTGAAAGAGCGCAGCATATACAACAAATACATGACCTTCAAGAACATATTCAAGAAAAAGATAGGCAGCTTATTGAGTTACGGGAACAG CATAGGCTCGCTCAAGAAACCATTCTCTATAAGGACGAACAGTTGAGGGAGGCCCAAGCGTGGATCACTCGTGTTCAGGAAATGGATGCCTTGCAGTCAACTACAATACAAGCTGAATTGCGGGAACGTACAGAACAATATAATCAGCTCTGGCTTGGTTGTCAAAGACAG TTTGCTGAGATGGAAAGACTTCATATGCATTCAATACAACAGCTTCAACTTGAGCTGGCTGATGCAAGAGAAAGGAGTGGAACTTACACTGATGAATCACGCATAGCACAATCAAATTCTAAGGATGCATCTCAATTTGGTCAGAACAATGGAAACCAGCTCGATATGAATACATCAAGTGGAAATACAGGGGCCATCCCAAATGGGAATTCAGATGATGTTCAATCATTTCCTTCAACTGGAAATGCATCAACTCAG ATCGACCATGTTGCTGGTGTTCCAATTTCTCCATCATCTCTACTTGGGATGCCTTCCTATCTTCCACCTGGACAGGTGACTGCTCTGCATCCATTTCTTATGCATCAACAAGGGGTACCCCATTCAATGCCACCACAAGTTCCTCAGTCCCATGTTGGGCATTTTCACTCAATACCTGCAATGTCATCTCATCAACAGTGGCAGAACCAACAG gCTCCATCGGAGGGTTTGCAGATATCTACACAAAATGAACTTCCATCGTCCCAAAATGATCAAAGCATAATAAGATCAGATGTGAAGTACAACTATGAAACATCTGTTAATGGACAATCACTTCATCAAGACTATTTGGATGTTCAAATTAACCAAGGCGCAGAGTCTGATCCTGTAATATCGTCGTCCAGTGGGGAAGCACAG GTGCTCCAGTCAATTGATAGAGGTTTCTTGGTCTCATCCCAACCTGAGCAGAGCTTGCAACAAATTTCTTCCCAATTCCACAATTCTTTAAGACTGGATTCTCTTGAACAGAACAGTGAAACTAAG GCTTCGGAGCAAAATGTTCAGACCTTGACTGGTCATGGCTTGGAGGGACAAGTTTTAACTACAGAACAACCAATTTCTACCACCAATCTGTCAAAACCTGATACTTCAATCCCTTCAGTCAACCTCATGGAAACCACAATTAACAATGCTGCTGGTGCAGTTTTGCCTGAATTGTTTGCCTCAACCGGGCACAAAAATGCACCGGCAGTGGGAAAGACATCAGAGACTGCGCTTCTTGATGAAAGGTCATTGTTGGCTTGCATGGTTCGCACAATTCCGGCTGGTGGTAGAATTCGCATCAGTTCAACG CTACCAAATAGGCTTGGGAAGATGCTTGCACCTTTACACTGGCATGATTACAAGAGAAAGTATGGAAAGCTTGATGACTTCGTGGCTAGTCATCGCGAA ttATTTGTGATTGAGGGCGACTATATTCAGCTTAGGGAAGGAGCACAAGAGATGATAGCAGCTACAGCTGCTGCTGCGAaagttgctgctgctgctctagCATCATGTCCTTACTCTTCAAGCTTGCCTTCTGTGGCTGTTACTCCAGTGGCACAGACTCACCGCTCAAGGAAGATATCATCTCTTGATTCCCAAAACGTGGTCATTTCAACTGCTAATGCAACTGATAATCACTTGCAGTCTGTAAAGCAGAACCATCAATTAAATGGTGTATCCTTTGGTGTTCCTGGAGGTCTCTCAAATGTAAAGATTTTGAGCAAATCTAAGGAATGTTGGGAACTGAATGGCCCTGAAACTAAGTCAAGCCAGTCATCTGTGCTTTTGAATGGTGGAAATGGAGCAATTCTGGATAGATCGAGTGCGAGCAGTACCCAGAGCTCAGGGTTGACCAATGGCCGGTTGAGCTCGAATCTTGTCGGGAAACAACATGGCAG GATGAGCAATGCTGCTGCCTTTACTTCCAGAAGATA G